The Corynebacterium vitaeruminis DSM 20294 genome window below encodes:
- a CDS encoding riboflavin synthase: MFTGIVEELGTVQGIEQLGDSIRLRIGARKVLEDAHNGDSICVNGVCLTVVEFTPEHFDADVMQESLDRSSLGRLAVGSPVNLERALAANGRLGGHIMQGHVDGVTTLLSRQHSEHWDVLRFALPEALAPYVVEKGSIALNGTSLTVSSRGIDYFEVSLIPTTLAETTHGQLKVGDLVNVEVDVLAKYVENMMNRGSGAVGVDK, translated from the coding sequence ATGTTCACTGGAATTGTTGAGGAGCTCGGAACCGTCCAAGGCATCGAGCAGCTGGGGGACTCGATCCGCCTGCGCATCGGCGCACGGAAGGTCTTGGAGGACGCGCACAACGGTGACTCCATCTGCGTCAACGGCGTGTGCTTGACCGTTGTGGAGTTCACCCCGGAGCACTTTGATGCGGACGTCATGCAGGAGTCCCTCGATCGCTCCTCGCTCGGGCGGCTCGCGGTGGGCAGCCCCGTGAACCTCGAGCGTGCGCTGGCCGCCAACGGCCGGCTCGGCGGGCACATCATGCAAGGCCACGTCGACGGCGTGACCACCCTGCTGTCTCGTCAGCACAGCGAGCACTGGGACGTCCTGCGCTTCGCGCTTCCCGAGGCGCTCGCCCCCTACGTGGTGGAGAAGGGGTCCATCGCGCTCAACGGCACCTCGCTCACGGTGAGCTCGCGGGGAATAGATTACTTCGAGGTCTCGTTGATTCCCACGACCCTGGCCGAGACCACGCACGGCCAGCTGAAGGTCGGCGACCTCGTCAACGTGGAGGTCGATGTTCTAGCCAAGTATGTGGAAAACATGATGAATAGGGGTAGCGGCGCCGTAGGCGTCGACAAGTAA
- the ribD gene encoding bifunctional diaminohydroxyphosphoribosylaminopyrimidine deaminase/5-amino-6-(5-phosphoribosylamino)uracil reductase RibD, with translation MVAQAVSAAVTAGDAVKGTTSPNPPVGASLFDDQGVVSTGGTSPAGGPHAEINALRNLAGRPSEGLSAAVTLEPCNHTGRTGPCSHALLEAGVRRVFYLSADENPQAQGGAEFLREHGVEVYFLDLPVQTLLPWKKAIEKGRPAVTVKWAHTLDGFIAAPDGTSQWITGERARRFVHRDRSQRDAILVGTGTVLTDDPQLTARTATGPYENQPLRVVVGTRYIPESFHLGASRDPNILSFASIEAALSELWERGARDVLVEGGAGLITSFFEAGLVDFIHDYTAPKLLGAGIALTGWPGARTMADIKEFRRLGTRVLGEDVLSILGQS, from the coding sequence GTGGTGGCGCAGGCCGTCTCCGCCGCGGTTACCGCAGGCGACGCGGTCAAGGGCACAACCAGCCCGAACCCGCCTGTCGGCGCTTCGCTTTTCGACGACCAAGGCGTGGTCTCCACCGGCGGCACCTCGCCCGCGGGCGGGCCGCATGCCGAGATCAACGCGCTGCGCAACCTCGCGGGCCGCCCCTCGGAGGGGCTGTCGGCCGCGGTGACGCTCGAACCCTGCAACCACACCGGCCGGACCGGCCCCTGCAGCCACGCGCTGCTGGAGGCCGGGGTTAGAAGGGTCTTCTACCTTTCCGCCGACGAGAACCCCCAGGCCCAGGGCGGCGCGGAGTTCCTGCGCGAGCACGGCGTGGAGGTCTACTTCCTCGACCTCCCCGTCCAGACCCTCCTGCCGTGGAAGAAGGCGATCGAGAAGGGCCGCCCCGCGGTGACCGTGAAGTGGGCACACACCCTCGACGGGTTCATCGCCGCCCCCGACGGCACGAGCCAGTGGATCACCGGCGAGCGGGCCCGCCGGTTCGTCCACCGGGATCGCTCGCAGCGCGACGCCATCCTCGTGGGCACCGGAACCGTGCTCACCGACGACCCGCAGCTCACCGCCCGCACGGCCACCGGCCCCTACGAGAATCAACCGCTGCGCGTGGTGGTGGGCACTAGGTACATCCCGGAGTCCTTCCACTTAGGCGCCAGCCGCGACCCGAACATCCTGAGCTTCGCGAGCATCGAGGCCGCGCTGTCCGAGCTGTGGGAGCGCGGGGCCCGCGACGTCCTCGTCGAGGGCGGAGCGGGGCTGATCACCTCCTTCTTTGAGGCGGGCCTCGTGGACTTCATCCACGACTACACCGCGCCGAAGCTGCTGGGCGCGGGCATCGCGCTCACCGGCTGGCCGGGTGCGCGTACGATGGCCGACATCAAGGAATTCAGGCGGCTCGGGACCCGCGTGCTGGGCGAGGACGTGCTCAGCATCCTCGGCCAGTCCTAA
- the rpe gene encoding ribulose-phosphate 3-epimerase → MSEASRSPIIAPSILAADFSCLDRELEAVSHADWIHVDVMDGHFVPNLSFGADVTKAVSRHTDKPLDVHLMIEDPERWVDSYINAGASCVIFHVEATEDPVSLARYLRSQGVRAGFSLRPGTAIEPYLPDLHEFDEVLVMSVEPGFGGQKFMPEQLEKVRTLRKEIDSRGLEVTIEIDGGISASTIAQAAEAGCDAYVAGSAVYKAEVPNDAVDELRALATL, encoded by the coding sequence ATGAGTGAAGCATCCCGTAGCCCGATCATCGCCCCGTCCATCCTCGCCGCCGACTTCTCCTGCCTCGACCGCGAGCTCGAGGCGGTGTCGCACGCGGATTGGATCCACGTCGACGTCATGGACGGGCACTTCGTCCCCAACCTCTCCTTCGGCGCCGATGTCACGAAGGCGGTGTCCCGCCACACCGACAAGCCGCTCGACGTCCACCTCATGATCGAGGACCCGGAGCGCTGGGTGGACAGCTACATCAACGCGGGTGCCTCCTGCGTCATCTTCCACGTAGAGGCCACCGAGGACCCCGTCTCGCTTGCCCGCTACCTGCGCTCGCAGGGCGTTCGCGCCGGCTTCTCGCTGCGCCCGGGCACCGCGATCGAGCCCTACCTGCCAGACCTCCACGAGTTCGACGAGGTGCTGGTCATGAGCGTCGAGCCCGGCTTCGGCGGGCAGAAGTTCATGCCGGAGCAGCTGGAGAAGGTCCGCACGCTGCGCAAGGAGATCGACTCCCGCGGTCTTGAGGTCACCATCGAGATCGACGGCGGAATCTCCGCCTCCACGATCGCCCAGGCCGCCGAGGCCGGCTGCGACGCCTACGTCGCCGGTTCCGCGGTCTACAAGGCCGAGGTCCCCAACGACGCGGTCGACGAGCTGCGCGCCCTGGCCACGCTCTAG
- a CDS encoding RsmB/NOP family class I SAM-dependent RNA methyltransferase, whose amino-acid sequence MSQNNAGGFRSRTAKPAGQPGKQQRKPATGKGGEHKRKAPADQHHDAPRRHKPRRQPKTTDGLRDIFVDVDLARAAAFDVIFRVNEDGSYANLALPRLLREEGLKRRDAAFATELTYGTLRTQGVIDAIIAECSSRDLDSIDPGVLAALRLGAYQLLYTRVEPHAAVDTSVRIVSAIGQERAKGFANGILRTISRTTPEKWMEKLTPAGEIESIAFRNAHPEWIARSFAKVVGIGELDAALAADSLRPKVHLVARPGEITAEELALITGGEEGKYSPYAVYLESGDPGQIDPVREGLAAVQDEGSQIIARTLVAAPVEGEDQGRWLDLCAGPGGKAALIGSLARIDGAKVDAVEVSEHRARLIEKSVDGLPVTVHNVDGRATGLTPGFDRVLVDAPCSGLGALRRRPEARWRKQESDIAELNELQSQLLASAVELVRPGGVVVYSTCSPDLRETRGIVDHALATLPVEELDAHALVPELDNAGEEKSIQMWPHRHGTDAMFFAVLRKAAGEQP is encoded by the coding sequence ATGAGCCAGAACAATGCCGGGGGCTTCCGCTCCCGCACGGCGAAGCCCGCCGGGCAGCCGGGCAAGCAACAGCGCAAGCCCGCGACCGGAAAGGGCGGGGAGCACAAGCGCAAGGCGCCCGCCGACCAGCACCACGATGCACCGAGAAGGCACAAGCCCCGCAGGCAGCCGAAGACAACCGACGGCCTCCGCGACATCTTCGTCGACGTGGACCTGGCCCGCGCCGCCGCCTTCGACGTCATCTTCCGCGTCAACGAGGACGGCAGCTACGCCAACCTGGCCCTGCCCAGGCTGCTGCGCGAGGAGGGCCTCAAGCGGCGCGACGCGGCGTTTGCCACCGAGCTCACCTACGGCACGCTGCGCACCCAGGGCGTGATCGACGCGATCATCGCCGAGTGCTCCTCGCGCGACCTCGACAGCATCGACCCGGGCGTGCTCGCGGCGCTGCGGCTGGGCGCCTACCAGCTGCTCTACACCCGCGTCGAGCCGCACGCGGCGGTGGACACCTCGGTGCGCATCGTCAGCGCGATCGGCCAGGAGCGCGCGAAGGGCTTCGCCAACGGCATCCTGCGCACGATCTCACGCACCACGCCGGAGAAGTGGATGGAAAAGCTCACGCCCGCGGGCGAGATCGAGTCGATCGCCTTCCGCAACGCCCACCCCGAGTGGATCGCGCGGAGCTTCGCCAAGGTCGTCGGCATCGGGGAGCTCGACGCGGCACTCGCCGCCGACTCCTTACGCCCCAAGGTCCACCTCGTGGCCCGCCCCGGCGAGATCACGGCGGAGGAGCTCGCGCTCATCACCGGTGGCGAGGAGGGGAAGTACTCCCCGTACGCGGTCTACCTCGAGTCCGGCGACCCGGGCCAGATCGATCCGGTCCGCGAGGGGCTGGCGGCCGTCCAGGACGAGGGCAGCCAGATCATCGCCCGCACGCTCGTCGCCGCCCCCGTCGAGGGTGAGGATCAAGGCCGCTGGCTAGACCTGTGCGCGGGACCCGGCGGCAAGGCCGCGCTCATCGGCTCGCTCGCCCGCATCGACGGGGCGAAGGTCGACGCGGTGGAGGTGTCCGAACACCGGGCTCGGCTCATCGAGAAGTCGGTGGACGGCCTGCCCGTCACCGTCCACAACGTCGACGGCCGCGCCACCGGCCTCACCCCCGGCTTCGACCGCGTGCTGGTCGACGCGCCGTGCTCGGGACTCGGGGCACTGCGTCGCCGCCCGGAGGCGCGCTGGCGCAAGCAGGAGTCGGACATCGCGGAGCTCAACGAGCTGCAGTCCCAGCTGCTCGCCTCCGCCGTCGAGCTCGTGCGCCCCGGCGGGGTCGTGGTCTATTCCACGTGCTCTCCGGACCTGCGCGAGACCCGCGGCATCGTCGACCACGCGCTGGCCACCCTTCCCGTCGAGGAGCTCGACGCCCACGCCCTCGTGCCCGAGCTCGACAACGCGGGGGAGGAGAAGTCCATCCAGATGTGGCCGCACCGCCACGGCACGGACGCGATGTTCTTCGCCGTCCTGCGCAAGGCCGCGGGCGAGCAGCCGTAG
- the fmt gene encoding methionyl-tRNA formyltransferase, with protein MRLIFAGTPEPAVVALEELLGSEHEVVAVLTRPDAPKGRGRTLHPSPVSALAQERGIEVLTPSTLKAGTADGEAFRARLKELAPDCVPVVAYGNLIPQDVLDMVPEGFINLHFSLLPRWRGAAPVQAAIAAGDAVTGASTFRIDAGLDTGDVYEVLTQPIADDDTADSLLTTLAYSGARLLRETMDHIADGTVRPRPQEGEPTHVGKITVADARIDWTEDARVVDRKIRAVTPGPGAWTTLGGERFKVGPIGFAEDGGDRLAPGQVRIEKKRVLVGTGSENVVLGEVQAQGKKRMRASDWARGLHETEGVVVE; from the coding sequence ATGCGACTCATCTTCGCCGGAACTCCCGAACCCGCCGTCGTCGCCCTCGAGGAGCTGCTGGGCTCCGAGCACGAGGTCGTCGCGGTGCTCACCCGCCCCGACGCTCCCAAGGGGCGCGGCCGCACCCTGCACCCGTCGCCGGTCTCGGCGCTGGCCCAGGAGCGCGGCATCGAGGTGCTCACCCCGTCTACGCTCAAGGCGGGCACCGCGGACGGCGAGGCCTTCCGCGCGCGCCTGAAGGAGCTGGCGCCCGACTGCGTCCCCGTGGTCGCCTACGGCAACCTCATCCCGCAGGACGTCCTCGACATGGTGCCCGAAGGCTTCATTAACCTGCACTTCTCGCTGCTGCCCAGGTGGCGCGGCGCGGCGCCAGTCCAGGCCGCCATCGCCGCGGGCGACGCCGTGACCGGTGCCAGCACCTTCCGCATCGACGCAGGCCTGGACACCGGCGACGTCTACGAGGTGCTCACCCAGCCGATCGCCGACGACGACACCGCGGACTCGCTGCTCACCACCCTCGCCTACTCCGGCGCCCGGCTGCTCAGGGAGACAATGGACCACATCGCCGACGGAACCGTGCGCCCGCGCCCGCAGGAGGGAGAGCCAACGCACGTCGGAAAGATCACCGTCGCCGACGCCCGCATCGACTGGACCGAGGACGCCCGCGTCGTCGATCGCAAGATCCGCGCCGTGACCCCGGGGCCTGGCGCGTGGACGACGCTTGGCGGCGAGCGCTTCAAGGTCGGGCCGATCGGCTTCGCCGAGGACGGCGGGGACAGGCTCGCGCCGGGGCAGGTGCGCATCGAGAAGAAGCGCGTGCTCGTGGGCACCGGTAGCGAGAACGTGGTGCTCGGCGAGGTTCAGGCGCAGGGCAAGAAGCGGATGCGGGCCTCCGACTGGGCGCGCGGCCTGCACGAGACCGAGGGAGTGGTTGTCGAATGA
- the def gene encoding peptide deformylase yields MSVLDIRLFGDPVLTTRAEEITVFDHTVEQLVSDMLETMDAAGGVGLAANQVGVLRRVFVFDCSHQEDGLRGHIINPVWEAIGEETQTGAEGCLSIPDISAETTRFQTVKVSGVDMEGKPVSMVASGLMARCIQHETDHLDGVLFLRRLEKDARKEAMAAVRQSEWFNR; encoded by the coding sequence GTGTCCGTCCTCGACATCCGCCTCTTCGGCGATCCAGTTCTCACCACCCGTGCGGAGGAGATCACCGTCTTCGACCACACAGTGGAGCAGCTGGTCAGCGACATGCTGGAGACGATGGATGCCGCGGGTGGGGTGGGCCTTGCCGCCAACCAGGTGGGCGTGCTGCGCCGGGTCTTCGTCTTCGACTGCTCGCATCAGGAGGACGGCCTGCGCGGCCACATCATCAACCCCGTGTGGGAGGCGATCGGGGAGGAGACCCAGACCGGCGCGGAGGGCTGCCTGTCCATCCCGGACATCTCCGCCGAGACCACCCGGTTCCAGACCGTGAAGGTCTCGGGCGTGGACATGGAGGGCAAGCCCGTCTCGATGGTGGCCTCCGGGCTCATGGCTCGCTGCATCCAGCACGAGACCGACCACCTCGACGGAGTGCTGTTCCTGCGGCGCCTGGAGAAGGACGCGCGCAAGGAGGCCATGGCCGCGGTGCGCCAGTCCGAGTGGTTCAACCGCTAG
- a CDS encoding primosomal protein N', translated as MSNTREPAHSLPVARVLPLLGIAHLDRLFDYLVDTEQDEDVVPGIRVRVKFAGRTVDAIVFERTSVSEHEGDLRYIERVVSSEVVMPPFSRKLIESLATRYAGVTSDVIRLAIPPRHAKAEESDTSTPWEELGTATEPDLSIWSGYVHGQSFVDAVIGGSTARGVWQVAPGDRWDEGVAGLAAKVAIDGGGVIIVVPDQRDVDTLIEAVARNLGKKQITELSAGLGPQARYRRFLSVLHGQGRVVVGTRSAAFAPVENLRLCVIKDDGDENLVEQRAPYVHAREVLSTRCVQQKSSFLIASSSRTAEAQLLVDSGWAHDLVAPREAIRKRMPYIHAAADSDFALERDPAARFARMPGAAFHALRAAIGRGDPVIVQVPRKGYVPTLSCGNCRAPSRCRYCNGPLGIPTTHGGSDAGVPTCGWCGRPDSHHRCGNCGSTKVRAVVVGQERTAEEIGRAFPQIPVVTSGGNRVVDEVAASSQIVVATPGAEPRVVDGAYGAAVIVDTWSMLGRQDLRATEDAFAKWIHLASLVAPGSKGGEVVVVADPGLGVVQSLIRWDVVGAARAELDARKDVHFPPAVNIAAIDGANSSIESYLESIELPPHAEVLGPVDLPPGVKLPGEYDEKSFGPAQRVLIRTPLGPRSQLGAILKKGLVARAARKDTLPLRVQVDPIRIG; from the coding sequence ATGAGCAACACCCGTGAACCAGCACACTCCCTGCCGGTTGCGCGGGTGTTGCCGCTTTTGGGGATCGCCCACCTCGATCGCCTCTTCGACTACCTCGTGGACACCGAGCAGGACGAGGACGTCGTTCCCGGCATTCGGGTGCGGGTCAAATTCGCCGGACGCACCGTCGACGCCATCGTCTTCGAGCGCACCTCGGTGAGCGAGCACGAGGGCGACCTCCGCTACATCGAGCGGGTCGTCTCCAGCGAGGTGGTGATGCCGCCCTTTAGCCGCAAGCTCATCGAGTCGCTGGCCACCCGCTACGCCGGGGTCACCTCCGACGTCATCCGCCTAGCCATCCCGCCCCGCCACGCCAAGGCGGAGGAGTCGGACACGTCCACGCCGTGGGAGGAGCTGGGCACCGCCACCGAACCCGATCTCTCGATCTGGTCGGGGTATGTCCACGGCCAGAGCTTCGTCGACGCCGTCATCGGTGGGTCGACCGCCCGGGGGGTGTGGCAGGTCGCGCCCGGCGACAGGTGGGACGAGGGGGTCGCGGGGCTCGCGGCCAAGGTCGCCATCGACGGCGGCGGCGTCATCATCGTGGTTCCCGACCAGCGGGACGTCGATACGCTCATTGAGGCGGTGGCGCGCAACCTGGGAAAGAAGCAGATCACCGAGCTCAGCGCCGGGTTAGGCCCGCAGGCGCGCTACCGCCGTTTCCTCTCCGTGCTGCATGGGCAGGGAAGGGTCGTGGTGGGAACGCGCAGCGCGGCCTTCGCGCCGGTGGAAAACCTGCGCCTGTGCGTGATCAAGGACGACGGGGACGAGAACCTCGTGGAGCAGCGTGCCCCCTATGTGCACGCCCGCGAGGTGCTCAGCACCCGCTGCGTGCAGCAAAAGTCCTCCTTCCTCATCGCCTCCTCTTCACGTACGGCGGAGGCACAGCTTCTGGTTGACTCCGGTTGGGCGCACGACCTCGTCGCGCCGCGCGAGGCGATCCGCAAGCGCATGCCGTACATCCATGCCGCGGCCGACTCCGACTTCGCCCTGGAGCGCGACCCCGCGGCGCGCTTCGCCCGCATGCCCGGCGCCGCCTTCCACGCGCTGCGGGCGGCGATCGGCAGGGGAGACCCGGTCATCGTTCAGGTGCCCAGAAAGGGATACGTGCCCACCCTGAGCTGCGGAAATTGCCGCGCCCCCTCGCGGTGCCGCTATTGCAACGGGCCGCTGGGAATCCCCACGACCCACGGGGGATCCGACGCGGGCGTGCCCACCTGCGGGTGGTGCGGGCGCCCCGATAGCCACCATCGCTGCGGCAACTGCGGCTCCACCAAGGTGCGCGCCGTGGTTGTGGGGCAGGAACGCACCGCGGAGGAGATCGGCCGGGCCTTCCCGCAGATCCCCGTGGTGACCTCGGGCGGGAACCGGGTCGTCGACGAGGTCGCGGCATCCTCGCAGATCGTCGTGGCCACCCCCGGCGCCGAGCCGCGTGTGGTGGACGGCGCCTATGGGGCGGCCGTCATCGTGGACACCTGGTCGATGCTCGGGCGCCAGGACCTGCGCGCGACCGAGGACGCCTTTGCCAAGTGGATTCACCTCGCCTCGCTGGTGGCGCCGGGCTCCAAGGGCGGGGAGGTAGTCGTGGTCGCCGACCCGGGGCTCGGCGTCGTGCAGTCGCTCATCCGCTGGGACGTGGTCGGAGCCGCCCGCGCGGAGCTGGACGCGCGCAAGGACGTCCACTTCCCGCCGGCGGTCAACATCGCCGCCATCGACGGCGCGAACTCCTCCATCGAGTCCTACCTCGAGAGCATCGAGCTGCCGCCGCACGCGGAGGTGCTAGGGCCGGTCGACCTCCCGCCCGGGGTGAAGCTGCCCGGAGAATACGACGAGAAGAGCTTCGGCCCCGCGCAGCGGGTGCTCATCCGCACCCCGCTCGGGCCGCGCTCGCAGCTGGGAGCCATCCTCAAGAAGGGGCTCGTCGCGCGCGCCGCGCGGAAGGACACGCTGCCGCTGAGGGTGCAGGTGGATCCCATCCGGATTGGCTAG
- the metK gene encoding methionine adenosyltransferase, whose product MTENSQATTFRLFTSESVTEGHPDKICDAISDTILDALLEKDPHARVAVETLVTTGQVHVVGEVSTTAYVEIPKLVREKLVEIGFTSSAVGFDGRTCGVNIAIGEQSQEIGDGVTNSQEVRSGEQADDDDQAGAGDQGLMFGYASNETATSMPLPIDLAHRLSRRLTQVRKEGIVDHLRPDGKTQVTLAYDEDGTPRAIDTVVVSTQHDDSVTQDWLAEQIRENVVEWVLEDAGVKETLETDYTLLVNPSGSFILGGPMGDAGLTGRKIIVDTYGGMARHGGGAFSGKDPSKVDRSAAYAMRWVAKNIVAADLADRAEVQVAYAIGRAKPVGLYVETFGTAKHGLSDSQIQDAVTEVFDLRPKAIIRELDLLRPIYAQTAAYGHFGRADLDLPWERTDRVDALREYLALS is encoded by the coding sequence GTGACTGAGAACTCCCAGGCGACTACTTTCCGCCTCTTCACCAGTGAATCCGTGACTGAAGGACATCCGGACAAGATCTGCGATGCCATTTCAGATACCATCCTGGACGCCCTGCTCGAGAAGGATCCGCATGCCCGCGTGGCCGTCGAGACCCTCGTGACCACCGGCCAGGTCCATGTCGTGGGCGAGGTGAGCACCACGGCCTACGTCGAGATCCCCAAGCTCGTCCGCGAGAAGCTCGTGGAGATCGGGTTCACCTCCTCCGCCGTCGGCTTCGACGGCCGCACCTGCGGCGTCAACATCGCCATCGGCGAGCAGTCCCAGGAGATCGGCGACGGCGTCACCAACTCCCAGGAGGTGCGCTCCGGCGAGCAGGCCGATGACGACGATCAGGCGGGCGCTGGCGACCAGGGCCTGATGTTCGGCTATGCCTCCAACGAGACGGCCACCTCCATGCCGCTGCCCATCGACCTGGCCCACCGCCTGTCGCGCCGCCTGACCCAGGTGCGCAAGGAGGGCATCGTCGACCACCTGCGCCCGGACGGGAAGACCCAGGTCACCCTCGCCTACGACGAGGACGGCACCCCGCGCGCCATCGACACCGTCGTCGTCTCCACCCAGCACGACGACTCGGTCACTCAGGACTGGCTGGCCGAGCAGATCCGCGAGAACGTCGTCGAGTGGGTGCTCGAGGACGCCGGGGTCAAGGAGACCCTGGAGACCGACTACACCCTGCTGGTCAACCCCTCCGGGTCCTTCATCCTGGGCGGTCCGATGGGCGACGCTGGCCTGACCGGCCGCAAGATCATCGTGGACACCTACGGCGGCATGGCCCGCCACGGCGGCGGCGCCTTCTCCGGCAAGGACCCGAGCAAGGTCGACCGCTCCGCGGCCTACGCTATGCGCTGGGTGGCCAAGAACATCGTCGCGGCCGACCTTGCGGACCGCGCCGAGGTGCAGGTTGCGTACGCGATCGGCCGCGCGAAGCCGGTGGGCCTCTACGTGGAGACCTTCGGCACCGCCAAGCACGGCCTGTCCGACTCCCAGATCCAGGACGCGGTCACCGAGGTCTTCGACCTGCGGCCCAAGGCGATCATCCGCGAGCTCGACCTGCTGCGCCCGATTTACGCGCAGACCGCCGCCTACGGTCACTTCGGCCGCGCGGACCTCGACCTCCCCTGGGAGCGCACCGACCGCGTCGACGCGCTGCGCGAGTACCTCGCGCTGTCCTAA
- the coaBC gene encoding bifunctional phosphopantothenoylcysteine decarboxylase/phosphopantothenate--cysteine ligase CoaBC, which produces MRNLVTDGDRSEGEEVERQSKIVVGVAGGIAAYKACHLIRNFKETGDDVWVVPTASALNFVGKATFEALSGNPVSTTVFEAVDEVRHVKIGQEADLVVVAPATADFMARVAAGRGDDLLSATLLVATCPVVLAPAMHTEMWLNPATQANVATLRSRGITVLEPAHGRLTGKDSGPGRLTEPEQIAELARTVLAGHRLDRTLEGKKVVISAGGTQEAIDPVRYVGNRSSGKQGFALAEIAAHKGAEVTIVAGATDKLDCPSGARIVKVVSAREMREAMLEHSADADVVIMAAAVADYRPETVASSKLKKGAADNQLDTINLVENPDILRELVATRDGGGLKEGAKIVGFAAETGDETHSALDFARIKIQKKGCDLLMCNDVSEGKVFGKSSNEGFILSKSGDVREVTAGPKNEVAAQIIEALEEIL; this is translated from the coding sequence ATGAGGAATCTTGTCACCGACGGTGACCGTAGCGAAGGGGAAGAAGTGGAACGACAGTCAAAGATCGTTGTCGGCGTCGCGGGAGGGATCGCCGCCTACAAGGCCTGCCACCTGATCCGCAACTTCAAGGAAACCGGCGACGACGTCTGGGTGGTTCCCACCGCAAGCGCGCTCAACTTCGTCGGCAAGGCTACCTTCGAGGCGCTTTCGGGTAACCCCGTTTCCACCACGGTCTTCGAGGCCGTCGACGAGGTCCGACACGTCAAGATCGGGCAGGAGGCCGACCTCGTGGTCGTCGCCCCGGCCACCGCCGACTTCATGGCCCGCGTGGCCGCTGGCAGGGGAGACGACCTGCTCTCGGCGACCCTGCTCGTGGCCACGTGCCCGGTGGTCCTTGCTCCCGCCATGCACACCGAGATGTGGCTCAACCCCGCCACCCAGGCGAACGTGGCCACGCTGCGCTCGCGGGGCATCACCGTGCTCGAGCCTGCCCACGGGCGACTGACGGGCAAGGACTCCGGTCCGGGCCGCCTAACGGAGCCCGAGCAGATCGCCGAGCTGGCCCGCACGGTGCTCGCCGGGCACCGGCTGGACCGCACGCTGGAGGGCAAGAAGGTGGTCATCTCGGCTGGCGGCACCCAGGAGGCCATCGATCCGGTGCGCTACGTCGGCAACCGCTCGAGCGGCAAGCAGGGATTCGCGCTCGCGGAGATCGCTGCGCACAAGGGGGCCGAGGTCACCATCGTGGCAGGTGCCACGGACAAGCTCGACTGCCCGAGCGGCGCGAGGATCGTCAAGGTGGTCTCCGCCCGCGAGATGCGCGAGGCGATGCTCGAGCACAGCGCGGATGCCGATGTCGTCATCATGGCGGCCGCCGTGGCGGACTACCGTCCCGAGACCGTGGCGTCGTCAAAGCTGAAAAAGGGCGCGGCCGACAACCAGCTGGACACGATCAACTTGGTGGAAAACCCCGACATCCTCCGAGAGCTCGTCGCGACGCGCGACGGCGGCGGGCTCAAGGAGGGCGCGAAGATCGTGGGCTTCGCCGCGGAAACCGGCGACGAGACCCACAGCGCGCTCGACTTTGCCCGGATCAAGATCCAGAAGAAGGGCTGCGACCTGCTCATGTGCAACGACGTCTCCGAGGGCAAGGTCTTCGGAAAGTCCAGCAACGAGGGCTTCATCCTGAGCAAGTCCGGTGACGTGCGCGAGGTGACCGCGGGCCCGAAGAACGAGGTTGCGGCGCAGATCATCGAGGCGCTAGAGGAGATTCTCTAG
- the rpoZ gene encoding DNA-directed RNA polymerase subunit omega, which translates to MTNVNDSNDGVFDPPTGITAPPIDELLKRVSSKYALVIFAAKRARQINSYYQQADEGVFEFVGPLVTPEAQEKPLSIALREIEAGLLDHEEG; encoded by the coding sequence GTGACTAACGTGAACGACAGCAACGACGGTGTTTTCGACCCGCCAACCGGCATTACCGCGCCTCCGATCGATGAGCTGCTCAAGCGCGTGTCTTCCAAGTACGCGCTGGTGATCTTCGCGGCCAAGCGCGCGCGCCAGATCAACAGCTACTACCAGCAGGCGGACGAGGGCGTTTTCGAGTTCGTCGGTCCTCTGGTCACCCCAGAGGCGCAGGAGAAGCCGCTGTCTATCGCACTGCGCGAGATCGAGGCTGGACTGCTCGATCACGAAGAGGGCTAA